A single region of the Fusarium fujikuroi IMI 58289 draft genome, chromosome FFUJ_chr05 genome encodes:
- a CDS encoding related to nucleolar protein NOP4 (NOP77): MGASKNDRKRPHTEAEELDPASFEDRDNGAVKASKRARVEDRRSLFVRSLPPGATSESLTDFFSQHYPVKHATVVVDQKTKESRGYGFVTLADAEDAVEAKKALNNQDWNGRRIRIDVAEPRQRNNTTGELPAHKIRKEELQRPPKLIVRNLPWSIKTSEQLSHLFRSFGKVKFADLPQDKGKLKGFGFVTLRGRPNAERALEAINGKEIDGRTLAVDWAVDKDTWEKQQPKEEAKPKKAPKKQEVDEEDEDDQTSSEGSDDEDEEEGGAEVNRDDQLDADLKNFFKNHMENLEDEEDDDEEDDEDDEADKQAEKEVQSLAPKRMTDNTSTVFIRNLPFTTTDEQLKDFFDHFGKVRYARVVMDKVTEKPAGTGFVCFYDVDDAKKCIKGAPRPDPSVAAAKNSILQDESADPDGKYTLDGRLLQVAQAVNKQEATNLADSSLAKRNEKDKRKLFLLNEGVIDRSSPLFNLLTPSEMQVRQASAAQRKKLVQGNPSLHLSLTRLAIRNIPRNMDSKDLKELARKAVVEFAKEVKAGRRQPLSKEENARDGKDAKEKEHERKAKGKGIIRQAKIVFESGQGQKMPEKDGGKSRGYGFIEYTSHHWALMGLRYLNGHQLENEAGKKQRLVVEFAIENAQVVQRRRANEERSRQLNPEHNKAAKAEAQPKTNAQHTRDDKKRGRKGDRGDKVHKGGKDRGSKQAEEEGGRKPETDAEMKHRLIARTRVMRKKKALSRGKK, from the coding sequence ATGGGTGCATCAAAGAATGACCGAAAGCGTCCTCATACCGAGGCAGAGGAGCTCGATCCCGCTTCTTTCGAAGATCGCGACAATGGAGCGGTAAAGGCCTCCAAGAGAGCCCGAGTCGAAGATCGAAGATCGCTCTTCGTTCGATCACTACCTCCCGGTGCCACGAGCGAAAGTCTTACCGATTTCTTCTCTCAGCATTACCCAGTGAAGCACGCTACTGTTGTTGTCGACCAAAAGACCAAGGAGTCAAGAGGTTACGGGTTCGTCACATTGGCCGACGCTGAGGACGCCGTAGAGGCCAAGAAAGCTCTGAACAACCAAGATTGGAATGGACGCCGAATCCGcattgatgttgctgagccaagacaaagaaacaatACTACCGGCGAATTGCCTGCTCACAAGATTCGCAAGGAGGAGCTTCAGCGACCCCCTAAGCTCATCGTGCGCAACCTGCCTTGGAGCATTAAGACATCAGAACAATTGAGCCATCTTTTCAGAAGCTTTGGAAAAGTCAAGTTTGCCGATCTCCCTCAAGACAAGGGCAAGCTCAAAGGATTCGGTTTCGTTACCCTCAGGGGAAGGCCGAACGCCGAACGTGCTTTGGAAGCCATCAACGGCAAGGAGATTGACGGAAGAACCCTGGCTGTTGACTGGGCTGTTGACAAGGATACTTGGGAGAAGCAACAACCAAAGGAGGAGGCTAAGCCTAAGAAGGCACCCAAGAAGCaggaagttgatgaggaagacgaggatgaccaAACCTCTTCAGAGGgaagcgatgatgaggatgaagaggagggtgGCGCAGAGGTTAATAGGGATGATCAATTGGATGCTGATctgaagaacttcttcaaaaATCACATGGAGAacctcgaggatgaggaggatgatgatgaagaggacgacgaagatgatgaagccgacaagcaggctgagaaggaggtGCAGAGCCTGGCTCCGAAAAGGATGACAGATAACACTTCAACTGTCTTTATTCGCAACCTACCATTTACTACCACAGATGAGCAACTCAAAGATTTCTTTGATCATTTTGGCAAGGTTCGATACGCACGAGTGGTCATGGACAAGGTCACAGAGAAACCTGCAGGTACTGGTTTCGTCTGCTTCTACGACGTCGACGACGCCAAAAAGTGCATCAAAGGCGCTCCTCGTCCTGACCCATCTGTTGCAGCTGCCAAGAACTCAATTCTCCAAGACGAGAGTGCTGATCCTGATGGCAAGTACACACTCGACGGACGTCTTCTCCAGGTTGCACAGGCAGTCAACAAGCAAGAGGCAACCAACCTCGCTGACAGTTCCCTCGCCAAGCGTAACGAGAAGGACAAGCGCAAGCTCTTCTTGCTGAACGAGGGTGTGATCGACCGAAGCTCGCCTCTATTTAATCTCCTCACACCCTCAGAAATGCAAGTGCGACAAGCCAGTGCCGCTCAACGAAAGAAGCTTGTGCAGGGTAACCCCAGTCTGCACTTGAGTCTGACTCGGTTGGCTATACGCAACATTCCCCGAAACATGGATTCCAAAGATCTTAAGGAGCTTGCGCGAAaggctgttgttgagtttgCAAAGGAGGTCAAGGCAGGTCGCCGACAGCCGTTATCAAAGGAAGAGAACGCACGAGATGGAAAGGATGCTAAGGAGAAGGAGCACGAGCGCAAGGCGAAGGGCAAGGGTATCATTCGTCAAGCCAAGATCGTGTTTGAGAGTGGACAGGGACAAAAGATGCCAGAGAAGGATGGTGGCAAGAGTCGTGGTTATGGTTTCATTGAGTACACCTCACACCACTGGGCCTTGATGGGACTGCGTTATCTCAACGGCCATCAGCTCGAGAACGAAGCTGGTAAGAAACAGAGACTGGTCGTGGAGTTCGCTATCGAGAATGCCCAAGTTGTTCAACGACGACGTGCCAACGAGGAGAGGTCTAGGCAACTCAACCCAGAACATAACAAGGCTGCAAAGGCTGAGGCTCAGCCCAAGACAAATGCTCAGCATACTAGGGATGATAAGAAGCGCGGACGCAAGGGCGATAGGGGTGATAAGGTCCATAAGGGTGGCAAGGACAGAGGCAGTAAGCAGGCCGAGGAAGAGGGTGGCCGGAAGCCAGAGACAGATGCCGAGATGAAGCACAGACTGATTGCGCGGACCAGAGTGatgcgcaagaagaaggctctgaGTCGGGGAAAGAAATGA
- a CDS encoding related to condensin complex component cnd3 — protein sequence MPARTTARSSRTSATRSSAASRVSPVAEPVDTPDNALRTKVCAVFRDAQRTTATHRKLVVNLRKIQESCAYEPTNPDQSHADDFDEDAFNHEFIRCVSKIMPIKKSESVGEKSIKFTGLFLQHASAKDNELLGEIDQDASVMPETPSTRLTSQLLEAILPLLTAKDKVVRFRSTQLISHIINSLDAIDDDLFQKLRHGLLKRIRDKEAMVRSQAVLGLGRLAGNQTEGCTNSDDSDDDDTGLLEKLLEVLQNDPNADVRRSLLVNLPILPETLSVLLERARDQDAATRRAVYSRLLPALGDFRHLSVKMREKLLRWGIRDRDENVRKAASRLFRERWIEDCAGVPPQEDGVPAEPAPPNFDGLLELLERIDVINTGVENGVALEAMKGFWEGRPDYRETVEFNDNFWETLSAESVFMARSFNDFCRLEGDGKYLNLLEEKLPEVTKLAFFLERYLHVLTAAVKRVAEADDEDEEEDTVEQEFIVEQLLQIALTLDYSDEVGRRKMFTLLRQAISIPDLPDEVTKLAVETLQSICSPDAAGEREFISIVLESVADVHDTIVDDLPADDAEDSFHSARSEVSGQSTPTKGSKRGGTPELSEEEAREKAVREIVVNMKCLHIVQCMLTHVASNLQDNTDLVAMLNNLVVPAVRSHEAPVRERGLVCLGLCALQDRSLAEENLSLFMHFFTKGHTALQITALHILTDILNVHGAQLLSSTPGLLKIYVKAVKGGGKSPEVQAAATVAASKLLLGRVVSEEEACQDLLKSLVVAYFDPSSASNQTVRQALNYFLPVFCFSREENQNLMRSIALDAIHALFNVRESLEDDDVDVDEDMVSMTTIGACLVDWTDPRKCYRSTNLLESDKKAVNGDVHLDFAMDILEKLQGNITKEEKKLIGTLLGKLHISPGSSEEKLREAYNEVSIAVEEGLLSDATSRSALFKLHVSLGKIVNALDEQQPAYRRTSRSTSVILDHQSPEEEKTVMEEPSIKEEDEESDGTVVPKEEKDERESLVDDLLSDGDDVEMTDV from the exons ATGCCTGCAAGAACAACCGCCCGTTCTTCGAGGACGTCAGCTACGCGAAGCTCTGCTGCGTCTCGTGTCTCACCGGTCGCCGAACCAGTTGATACCCCCGACAACGCTCTACGAACCAAAGTATGTGCTGTCTTTCGTGATGCACAGAGAACCACGGCAACACACCGCAAGCTTGTTGTGAATCTACGAAAGATCCAAGAGTCTTGCGCTTACGAGCCAACAAACCCCGACCAATCTCATGCAGATGATTTCGACGAGGATGCTTTTAATCACGAATTTATACGTTGCGTTAGCAAAATCATGCCAATCAAGAAGTCGGAGAGTGTGGGAGAAAAGTCAATCAAATTCACCGGCCTCTTTCTACAGCACGCAAGTGCAAAAGACAATGAACTTCTTGGAGAGATTGACCAAGATGCGAGTGTCATGCCGGAGACTCCGAGCACTCGCCTAACCTCACAACTTCTGGAAgccattcttcctcttctgacCGCTAAGGATAAGGTGGTCCGCTTCAGGTCGACGCAGCTCATTTCTCACATCATCAACTCGCTCGACGCGATAGACGACGATCTCTTCCAGAAACTGCGCCATGGGCTACTTAAGAGGATCCGAGATAAGGAGGCCATGGTCCGCTCTCAAGCGGTGCTGGGTCTTGGCCGTCTTGCAGGAAATCAGACGGAGGGTTGCACCAACTCTGATGAtagcgacgacgacgataccGGACTGCTCGAGAAGCTGTTGGAAGTTCTACAGAACGACCCCAATGCTGATGTGCGAAGATCGCTCCTCGTCAATCTTCCCATCTTACCCGAGACTTTGTCAGTCCTTCTTGAGCGAGCGCGCGATCAGGATGCAGCAACTCGAAGGGCTGTTTATTCCAGACTCCTCCCTGCCCTAGGTGATTTCCGCCACTTGTCTGTTAAAATGCGAGAGAAGCTCCTTCGCTGGGGCATTCGTGACAGAGACGAGAACGTCCGAAAGGCTGCAAGCAGACTGTTCCGCGAGCGATGGATTGAGGATTGCGCAGGTGTACCACCTCAAGAGGATGGCGTGCCTGCAGAACCAGCACCTCCCAACTTTGACGGCCTCCTTGAACTGCTAGAGCGAATTGACGTGATCAACACTGGCGTTGAGAACGGCGTTGCACTAGAGGCCATGAAAGGCTTCTGGGAAGGGCGCCCGGACTACCGTGAAACAGTAGAATTCAATGACAACTTTTGGGAGACCCTATCTGCCGAGTCTGTCTTCATGGCCAGGAGTTTCAATGATTTCTGCCGCCTTGAAGGCGATGGCAAGTACTTGAACCTCTTGGAAGAAAAACTCCCCGAGGTCACCAAGCTCGCTTTCTTCTTGGAACGATACCTTCACGTCCTAACTGCTGCCGTTAAGAGGGTAGCAGAggcagacgacgaagacgaagaagaagacacgGTAGAGCAGGAGTTTATTGTTGAACAACTACTCCAAATTGCACTGACCCTCGATTACTCTGACGAAGTTGGACGACGTAAGATGTTCACCCTGCTTCGACAGGCTATTTCGATTCCTGATTTACCAGATGAGGTCACAAAGCTCGCCGTTGAGACACTTCAGAGTATCTGTTCGCCAGATGCTGCTGGAGAGCGAGAATTCATAAGCATTGTCTTAGAGTCAGTGGCAGATGTTCATGACACAATTGTCGACGACCTTCCTGcagatgatgcagaagaCAGCTTCCATTCAGCCAGATCAGAGGTTAGCGGTCAGAGCACGCCAACTAAGGGAAGCAAGCGAGGCGGCACCCCTGAACTGAGCGAGGAAGAAGCGCGTGAGAAGGCAGTCAGAGAAATTGTTGTCAACATGAAGTGCTTGCATATCGTCCAGTGCATGCTCACCCATGTGGCAAGCAACCTCCAGGACAACACCGATCTTGTGGCGATGCTGAATAACCTCGTTGTTCCAGCAGTCCGAAGTCACGAGGCACCCGTACGCGAGCGAGGCTTAGtttgtcttggcctttgtGCCCTCCAGGATCGCTCACTTGCCGAGGAGAACCTTAGCTTGTTCATGCATTTTTTCACCAAGGGTCACACAGCACTCCAGATCACAGCTCTGCACATTCTCACCGATATTCTCAATGTCCATGGCGCCCAGCTCTTATCGTCAACACCTGGCCTGCTGAAGATTTACGTCAAAGCTGTCAAGGGTGGTGGCAAGTCACCTGAGGTCCAGGCGGCTGCTACTGTTGCTGCCTCAAAGCTGCTGCTCGGTCGTGTCGTCAGTGAGGAGGAGGCCTGCCAGGATCTGCTCAAGTCACTCGTCGTTGCGTACTTTGACCCCTCGTCTGCATCCAACCAGACTGTTCGACAGGCACTCAACTACTTTCTCCCTGTCTTCTGCTTTTCCCGAGAAGAGAACCAAAACCTCATGCGGTCCATCGCCCTTGACGCAATCCATGCTCTATTCAATGTCCGCGAAAGcctggaagatgatgatgtggaTGTTGACGAGGATATGGTCAGCATGACTACCATCGGAGCTTGCCTCGTCGACTGGACCGATCCCCGAAAATGCTACAGATCTACAAATCTGCTGGAATCTGACAAGAAGGCGGTTAATGGTGACGTGCATCTTGATTTTGCCATGGATATCCTGGAGAAATTACAAGGCAACATTACGA aagaagaaaagaaactcATCGGCACTCTTCTCGGAAAGCTCCACATTTCCCCTGGATCAAGTGAGGAGAAGCTGCGTGAGGCCTATAATGAGGTCAGCATCGCAGTGGAAGAAGGCTTGTTGTCTGATGCCACTAGCCGCAGCgctctcttcaagcttcatgtCAGTTTGGGCAAGATCGTGAATGCCCTTGATGAACAACAACCAGCCTACCGACGTACCAGCAGAAGTACCTCTGTGATCCTAGATCATCAATCacctgaggaggagaagacggTCATGGAGGAGCCAAgcatcaaggaggaggatgaagaaagtgATGGCACTGTGGTTCCTAAGGAGGAAAAGGACGAACGAGAATCTCTTGTGGATGACCTCTTGTCAGATGGCGACGATGTAGAGATGACAGACGTGTAA
- a CDS encoding related to LAS21 transferase, adding a side chain to the GPI core structure, with translation MVSSHNGSLLRTLLLVAANLLIPVSIVVFALGFFPYKPFLPGLAEFESLDFGSPPAAPFDRLIFMVVDALRSDFVYSDASGFDYVQSLIRDGSAMPFTANARSPTVTMPRIKSMTTGSIPSFVDLILNFDEADTSSTLASQDTWLAQIKAKGMGKLLMYGDDTWLKLFPNTFDREDGTSSFFVADFTEVDNNVTRNIAPELENNDWGLMVLHYLGLDHIGHKAGPKSSNMFPKQREMDGIVKTLFEAMESKPHLDSTLLVLCGDHGMNDAGNHGASSPGETSPALVFMSPKLKKVSHKLSAPAQPKNEFDYYSMVEQSDLAPTIAALLGFPVSKNNLGAFIPDFLPFWHKTSDQIQILVRNARQILNIVTAAFGSELFDAQGSIDPCALEQTEINELACQWRRINKEAHVLAAGNKLDQKWLDDMSQWLRRAQDLMSSMASNYDMPKLYIGQAIAAVAAIASTVVLVSLGTHRDGQILPFSLMTLSYGAMMYASSYVEEEQHFWYWSSSIWLVIQGVLHIRRRNSLAGIAWVFVALVTLRLTRGWNQTGQKFAGSPDIVKSFINTHPQLLWAIVTFGYILMSFRLLARLKSLPSLASTSATSVLLMSAYSFKLDFTSEDAPELVVGFARSLNDMFVGQSLLWRARTAFILLSILFGYGIYRSFTGGRNGQLQSAYLFHHLYTIFGMTQSRATNIPLFLLFDILFHALQATDLSVTGITITAVLLQYTTFFAFGGSNAISSVDLSSAYNGISGFNFFAVGFLTLVSNWAGPIFWTSAANLLLLRKCHDGQRNVFWQYITLQTAFVSATVALVMAACTSLRTHLFIWTVFSPKYLYCMAWSLGQHLLINIGFGGLLFWLGTRN, from the exons ATGGTGTCCTCTCACAATGGCTCGTTACTGCGCACTCTGTTGCTTGTCGCAGCCAATCTTCTAATCCCGGTCTCAATTGTCGTCTTTGCGCTGGGCTTCTTCCCATATAAACCGTTTCTTCCTGGATTGGCTGAATTCGAGTCTCTTGACTTTGGATCGCCTCCTGCTGCGCCATTTGATCGTTTAATCTTTATGGTTGTCGATGCCCTGAGAAG CGACTTTGTGTACTCGGACGCCTCGGGATTTGATTATGTTCAAAG TCTCATCCGAGATGGCAGCGCAATGCCTTTCACAGCCAATGCTCGATCACCCACAGTTACTATGCCGAGAATCAAGTCCATGACAACCGGTTCAATTCCTTCTTTTGTTGATCTTATCCTGAACTTTGACGAGGCAGATACTTCGTCCACACTCGCTTCTCAAGATACTTGGTTAGCTCAGATTAAGGCCAAAGGGATGGGCAAGCTTCTCATGTACGGTGATGACACTTGGCTGAAGTTGTTTCCCAACACTTTCGATCGCGAAGATGGAACATCCAGCTTCTTTGTGGCG GACTTCACAGAGGTTGATAACAATGTCACTAGAAACATCGCCCCTGAACTTGAGAACAATGATTGGGGTCTTATGGTGCTTCATTATCTTGGTCTAGATCATATCGGGCATAAGGCTGGACCAAAAAG CTCGAATATGTTTCCCAAGCAGCGGGAAATGGACGGTATTGTCAAGACTCTTTTCGAAGCTATGGAGTCCAAGCCTCATCTGGACTCGACACTTCTCGTCCTTTGTGGTGATCATGGCATGAATGATGCTGGTAACCAtggtgcttcttctcctggcGAAAcctcaccagccttggtTTTCATGTCGccaaagctgaagaaggtctCCCATAAGCTCTCTGCTCCAGCTCAGCCCAAGAATGAATTTGATTATTACTCCATGGTCGAGCAATCTGACTTGGCGCCTACTATTGCCGCCCTTTTGGGTTTCCCCGTTTCCAAGAACAACCTTGGAGCCTTCATCCCTGATTTCCTTCCCTTCTGGCACAAGACCAGTGATCAGATTCAGATTCTAGTTCGAAATGCTAGACAAATCCTCAACATTGTCACAGCCGCTTTTGGAAGTGAGCTCTTTGACGCACAGGGTAGCATTGACCCCTGTGCTCTTGAGCAGACCGAGATCAACGAACTGGCATGTCAGTGGCGAAGGATCAACAAGGAGGCACATGTCCTCGCAGCTGGTAACAAGTTGGACCAAAAGTGGCTTGATGACATGTCACAGTGGCTCCGCCGAGCCCAAGATCTCATGAGCAGCATGGCTTCAAACTACGACATGCCCAAGCTTTACATTGGCCAAGcgattgctgctgttgccgcTATTGCAAGCACAGTTGTTCTTGTCAGTCTTGGGACTCATCGAGATGGACAAATTCTTCCATTCAGCCTGATGACATTATCTTATGGTGCCATGATGTATGCGAGTAGCtatgttgaggaggaacaGCACTTTTGGTACTGGTCTTCTAGTATTTGGCTTGTAATACAAGGAGTGCTTCATATCCGAAG AAGAAACAGCCTTGCTGGCATCGCTTGGGTTTTCGTTGCGCTTGTGACTTTGAGGCTCACCAGGGGCTGGAATCAAACTGGCCAGAAGTTTGCAGGAAGTCCTGACATCGTgaagagcttcatcaacacgCATCCTCAACTCCTCTGGGCTATTGTCACTTTTGGATACATTCTCATGTCATTCCGCTTGCTTGCCCGTCTCAAGAGTCTCCCTTCTCTGGCTAGCACAAGCGCTACCTCAGTTCTGCTCATGTCTGCGTATAGCTTCAAGCTTGACTTCACGAGCGAGGATGCCCCAGAGCTCGTTGTTGGTTTCGCTAGAAGCTTGAACGATATGTTCGTGGGACAGTCATTGCTTTGGAGGGCCAGGACTGCCTTtattcttctcagcatcttGTTTGGGTATGGCATCTATCGGTCGTTCACTGGCGGTCGAAATGGCCAGTTACAGTCAG CATATCTTTTCCATCATCTCTATACCATCTTTGGCATGACCCAGTCTCGTGCTACAAACATCCCCCTCTTTCTATTATTTGATATCCTCTTCCACGCACTTCAAGCCACCGATCTCTCCGTAACTGGAATTACCATCACGGCTGTTCTTCTTCAATACACCACATTCTTCGCCTTTGGTGGCTCAAATGCCATCTCCTCCGTCGATCTTTCCAGCGCATACAACGGTATCAGTggcttcaacttctttgcCGTTGGTTTTCTCACCTTGGTCAGCAACTGGGCTGGGCCAATCTTTTGGACATCTGCCGCCAACCTTCTCCTACTGCGCAAATGCCACGACGGCCAGCGCAATGTCTTCTGGCAGTACATTACTCTGCAGACTGCCTTTGTCTCTGCGACAGTCGCATTAGTCATGGCGGCTTGCACTTCACTGAGAACTCATCTGTTTATTTGGACAGTTTTCTCACCCAAGTATCTCTACTGTATGGCCTGGAGTCTCGGTCAACACTTGTTGATCAACATTGGCTTTGGTGGTCTCCTATTTTGGTTGGGGACGCGTAACTAG